The genomic segment TGCAGGTTTCATTTTTGTCTCCTTTCGATGCGCGGGCCAGGAAGATCGGCGCGGCCTGCCTGGTTCATGATGGGTGGTTTGCGGTCCTAGCTCAGCGCCTGCGTCTCGTTGTGGTTCAATTGCATTCCCGGCGCGATGATGGGTTCCGCTTCCTCGACGGTCAATTCGATCTCCACCGTCTCATTGTGGTTGAACTGTAAGGCCGGCGCGATGACTTCCTCTGTTTCCTCGACGGTCAGTTCAATTTCCACCGTCTCATTGTGTTGGAGCTCTCTGCCGGGCGCGATGACTTCTTCAATGGTTTCGACGTGGAGTTCGATTTCGGTGGTAGGCATCTGATTGTCGTTGGTGTAATTGGTCATAGTCGTTTTCCTCCTTTTGGGTCAAGATTGAGAGGGTGCGACGCCGATACTTTTAGTGCGTCGCGTTACGTGGAAGCGACCAGTTGTCGCTTCCACTGAGGTATGCGTCATCGTTCTGCAAAACCCTTCAAGCCATCCAATTTTTTCTTCGAAAATTTTGCTTTCCCCGGGGATCGCAACCGGTCAGCACTACGCATGTTTGTAGTTGGGCCTGCTGATTGAGGAGCGAAGATTTTTCCGAATTTTTCATAGCGTCCAGGAATTGTTCCAGTCATTGGGCTTTCAGGCCTTTTTGCGCGCTGTGATGAGGCTACAAACATGCGCGGTTTGTTTGGGAAAGAGTTCGGATATTCATGTTTCTGCGCAGCGAGGAATCAAATGCAGGTTCCAATCGCCGAAGCGCAAAAGACATAACCAAAAGGAGAAGGAGATATTATGAACACACAACGCGTAAATCGGACACCAATCACAGGCCTAAAAGCGAAAACCGCGATCAAGGCAGGCATCATTGCTGTATTGCGGAGTGGCAAAGCGACCATTGAAACCAACCACAACCAGACCATCGGGCATGGTCTGAAGGTCAGAAGCAGCGTCAAAGCTGGTATGGATGTCGAAATCCATGAATTGAGCGTTCGAGTCACAGTGGATCGCCCACCATCCAATCACAATCAGACAGTAGTGCGGGGGCTGAAGGTCAAAAGCGATGTCAAAGCCGGTGGCTTGACGGGGAATCACAATCAGATTGCTGTTCGCAGCTTAAAGGTCAAGAGTGGCGTCAAATCAGGATTCAACCCCCAGCCCGATCCGCCAGGTGTTTGTTCCAACCACAACCAAACATCGCTCGCGGCCTGAGGGGAATAACGCCTGTGAAAGCCGGCGGTATCACCATTGATTACGAAGAGCCGTACTTCAGATTGAATTACACAACACGATTTCAAACTTCAACGAAAGGAAAACCAATGAAGGTCAAAACGAATATCAAAGCGGGCACGATTGTCATCGAAGAATAATCGGTCTGCTGGTTCCACCTAACCGGTTTTGACAGAGAAATCGGTTAGGTGCGAACTCACGATTCAGTCCAACAATTGGGAAAAGAACTTCCCGTTCGATGAAGGTGTGATCGTCGGCATCGCCGCTAATAAAAAGGAACACCGAAGGGCAACCGTAAATTCAATTCTTGAGGAAACAAAAATGGCTGTGGCAAAAGCGAAACGTGATCCGGTGGATTTGGCCTGTGAACTGTCTGAACGAGCGGCCAATGCGTACCGGGCTGGGCGCACCGAAATCGCCCTCGCGATGTTTCAGCAGGCTTTGGAACTGTTTGAACAGGCGGAAGGGGCTGACTCACTGAACGCAGCCGCGACGCGGAATTCACTCGGCACAATTTACGAAGACCGCAGCCAATATGCCGAAGCCGTACGGCGGTACGAGCGCGCTGTTGAAATCACCGAAGCCATTCCGGATGCGGAAGTGGACGAAGATATTGCGCAGCTTCAATTTGATGCCTGGCGAAATCTGGGACGGCTGCTACGCATCGAGGGCCGTTTCGAAGAAGCAAGAGCTTTGATCTGCTGCGCCCTGGCACAAGCGGAAACACGATATGGCAAAGACAGCGACCAAACGGCCTGGTGCTGCAACGATCTGGGAATGCTGGGCAAATTTTCCGGGCGTTTTGCCGAAGCCGACGAATGGTATGCGCAAGCGTTGCGGATTCTGAAGGCCAATCACGGCGAAGATCACCATTCGCTGATTCCGCTGTACCACAACCTGGGCGGATTGGAACATGCTCGGGGGCGCTTTGCCGAAGGCGAGGTGTTTGCACGTAAATCCGTGGAACTTCGCAAGCAAATCAGTGACGGCGATGACCCGGCATTGGCGGCGGATATTGCCGCGCTGGCTGCACTGCTGGACGGGCAGGAAAAATTTGATGAATCCGAGCCGTTGTATCTGCGCGCGTTGGAAATCTTTCGTCGCGTTCACGGCGATGAGCATTACGAAATCGCCGTCAACCTGAACAATCTGGCTGCGGTGTATCAGCAACAGGAACGCTTTGCCGAATCCGAAAGTTGTTACCGGCGCGCACTGGCCATCAAGGAAAAGATGTTTGATGCCGGAAATGTCGAAATCGCACTGACGCTGAACAATCTGGCGGTGCTTTACCGCGCGCAAGGGCGCGAGGCGGATGCGGTCGAGTTACTGCATCGGGCGCTGGCGATCTTCGAGCAATCGCTCGATGCCGATCATCCGCATCTGGTCGCTTGTCGAGAAAATTGCGCGGAACTGTCGCTTGCAATCAATACTCAATAATTTTTGCCGACGTGAAGGGAAATGCTTGTGGATGTCGAATAGGAAAGTGGGAGCGGAAAACAAACTGCCCGCAAGCGCGGAATCAGTTGTGTGGCTGCCTCTGGACTTTGATTTCACAAGGGAGGAATAAGGATGAGACAGAAAACTTCTTACAACACGACGATGAGTAACCAGCAGAATTTGAAGGTCAAGAGCGGCATCAAAGCCGGTGCCTTTAAACTTCGCGGGAGCCTGGGAACCTAAATTCACGCAAGCGGGGGAGCGCATACGGATGAGTAGGCGCTCTTCTCGCATCTAATTGTTGGCTTCATCATCAAAATCGCTGAACAGGAGAAATACGAATGCCTACGCCCTTCACACGCTGCACGCGCGCACTGAATGCCGACGGATTCAACCGGTCGGCCATTGCCATTTTGCTGACGGCGATTTTGTTGGGCGGGTGGCTGGCGTGGTTTGTGCTGGCCAGGATCACCTTGTTTGAAACGACGGCGGCGGCTCGGTTGGAGATTGATCGCGCGGCACACCCAATCGAAGTGTTGGTCGGCGGTCGAGTGAAAGTCACAAACCTGAATGTTGGGCGCGAAGTCGAAGCAGGCGACGTGCTGGTCGAACTCGAAACCGAATCGCAACGGTTGCAACTGGCCGAAGAGCAGGCGCGCATTGCCGCGCTGCAAGGTCAATTGGCCGCGCTCGGCGGACAGACTTCGGCGCAACAACAGGTTCAATCCGAAACCAGGCAAGCTGCGCCGGTTGCATTGGATGAGTCGCGCGCGAAGCTGGCCGAAGCCGAAGCTTCGGTGCGCGCTGCCGAAGACGAAGCCGCGAGATTTGAAAAGCTGCGCGCGGATGGATTGGTCGCCGATGCCGAATTGGTTCGCGCCAAAGCCGAAGCCGAAAAACGCCGCGCCGCGGCTGAGGCTTTGCGCATTGCCATCAACCGCCAAAACAAAGATCAGCGCGCGGCGGACAGCATGCAGCAAGTCGCCCTGGAAGGATTGAAACTCAATGCCGCCGTGCTGGAAGGCGAAATCAAAACCCGCCAAACCACTACCGAACGATTGCAGCACGAAATCAATGAACGTTTCATTTTGGCTCCGGCCAGCGGCAAGCTGGGCGAAACGGCGGAACTTCGCGTAGGCGAGGTCGTGCGCGAAGGTGACAAGCTGGGCACAGTGGTTCCTGACGGTAAGCTCCGGGCGGTCGCGGAATTTCCGCCTTCCGATTCGCTAGGACGAATTCGCGCCGGGCAGCGCGCAAGTTTGCGGTTGGACGGGTTTCCGTGGACGGAATACGGCAAGGTCGCGGGCGAAGTCACCAGCATCGCCAGCGAACCGCGCTCCGGCAAAATCCGCGTCGAATTGCAGGTGCATCCCGAATCCGCGCCTGCAATCCAGTTGCAACACGGGCTGCCGGGGAGTCTGGAAATTGAAGTCGAACGAATTTCTCCCGCCGCGCTGGTATTGCGAAGCGTAGGCAAACTGCTGGCTCAACGATGAAAACCATGACGTCCCGAAAATTACTTGTCCCGGAAGTCGTGCAGACCTCGGCAATGGATTGCGGCCCGGCTACGCTGAAATGTTTGCTGGAAGGTTTTGGCATCGGCGTCAGTTACGGACGGTTGCGCGAAGCCTGCCAAACAGGCGTGGACGGCACTTCGATTGACACCCTGGAACTGATCGCCGCGCAATCAGGACTGGACGCCGAGCAGGTGATGTTGCCCGAAGATCATTTGTTGTTGCCGGAATCCGAATCCTTGCCCGCCGTCGTGGTTGTTCGCAGCCCCGGTGGAAGCACGCATTTCGTAGTGGTTTGGCGGCGCATCGGCAACTTTGTGCAAGTGATGGATCCGGCCATCGGACGTCGCTGGATGAAATGCAACGAATTTCGCGCGGAACTTTATCTTCATCGCATGCCGATTCCGGCGGCAAGTTGGCGCGAATGGGCAAGCTCCGAAAGTTTTCTGAATGGATTACGCAGACGATTGCGTGACCTTGGAGTGGGCAGCGGTTTGTCGGAAGGGTTGATTGAGCGAGCCTTGAGCGATGAAAGCTGGCGCGGTCTGGCCGCGTTGGATGCGGCGACGCGCATGACCAAATCCATTGTTTCGTCCGGCGGCATCGCTCGAGGCGATCAGGCGGTTCGCGTGCTGGAAGCGTTTTTCGCCAAAGCAGATGCGATTTCTGAAAACTATTGGATGGTACGTTCTCTGCCTGCAAACGAAGACGGCGAAGAAGAAGTGTTGATGACAGGGAGCGTGTTGGTGCAGGCGCGCGGGCGTCGCGCGAACGCGGAAACAGAAGCCGCTGAATTATCGCCGGAAGTTCGGGCTGCGTTGACGGAAAAGCCGCGTCATGCCGGACGCGATCTATTGACACTGCTCAGGCAGGATGGATTGCTGACCCCGATGGCGCTGTTGGCTGCGCTGGCATTGGCGGCAGGCGGAGTGGTGGTTGAAGCCATGCTTTTTCAGGGGTTGTTCAATTTCAGTAACAAATTGAAATTGACCGAACAGCGGATAGGAGCGATTTCCGCCCTGGTGGTGTTTGCATTGGCGATGCTTTGTTTGGAATTGCCGATTGCGGCCGGGCTATGGCGCGCAGGACGCCGATTGGAAACCCGGCTGCGGCTGGCGTTTCTGGAAAAGATTCCACGACTTGGCGACCGTTATTTTCAAAGCCGATTGATTTCCGACATGGCTGAACGCGCGCACAGCGCCCAATCATTACGAACGCTGCCGCAATTGAGCGGACAATTCTTGCGGCTGACGTTTGAATTGATGCTGACCTGTGTGGGCATCGTTTGGTTGAACCCGCGCGGCGTTTGGGTCGCAACAGCGGCTGCGCTGATCGCCGTAGCGTTGCCACTGGCGATGCAATCGCGTTTGACCGAACGCGACTTGCGCGTGCGAAGTCATAATGGCGCGCTCAGCCGGTTTTACCTGGACGCAATGTTGGGGTTGGTGGCCGTTCGCACGCATGGCGCGGCAATGTCGTTGCGACGTGAACACGAGAGCTTGCTGGTGGAATGGATGCGCGCCAGCTACGGTTTGCTGCGCACGGCCTTGTCGGTCGAAGCCGTGGAAGCGGTTTCCGGGTTCGGATTGGCCGCCTGGTTGTTGTTCGATCATTTGTCGCGTGGTGGCGAAGCGGGCAGCGCATTGTTGCTGGTGTATTGGTCGTTGAACCTGCCCGCGTTAGGACAGGAAATTGCCCTCACCGCGCAGCAGTATCCGGCGCAACGTAATGTCACGCTGCGCGCGCTGGAACCTTTGGGAGCAGCCGAGGATGGAGAGATGGAGGGAAGGAGAGACAAAGGGATTGTGCAGTCCTCTCTCCAGGTTTCTCCGTCTCTCTGTCCCGCTGTCCGAAGATCTGTCGCATTGCGATTCGAGAGCGTCGAAGTACTGGCCGGTGGTCATCAAATCCTGGACGATCTGAACCTGGAAATCGCCGCAGGCAGTCACGTCGCAATGGTTGGTTCTTCCGGCGCAGGAAAATCATCCTTTGTCGGTTTGTTGCTGGGATGGCATCGCGCAGCCAGCGGGCGGGTGTTGGTGGATGGCAAAGAATTGAATGGCGAACAATTGGCGCAACTGCGTGCGGAAACGGCCTGGGTTGATCCCGCGATTCAGCTTTGGAACCGATCGTTAATTGAAAATCTGAGCTACGGGACAAACAACGAAACCGCAATCCGCAATCCGCAATCCGCAATCGAAGCCGCTGACTTGCGCCGTGTACTGGAAAAGCTGCCGGATGGTTTGCAAACCACGTTGGGTGAAGGTGGTGCATTGGTTTCAGGAGGCGAAGGCCAGCGCGTGCGTCTTGGACGGGCGATGATGCGGCGCGATGCCCGACTGGTGATTTTGGACGAACCATTTCGGGGACTGGATCGGGAAAAGCGTCGAACCTTGATGGCTAGAGCACGAGAGTTGTGGAAAGACGCAACGTTGTTGTGCATTACACATGATGTCGGCGAAACGATGAACTTTGAACGCGTCCTGGTCGTCGAAGGCGGCAGGATTGTGGAAGACGGCGCTCCGGATTCATTGGCAGGGCAACGCGATTCCCGTTACAGCCAACTGCTGCAAGCGGAAGATGGGCTTCGCGGCGGAGCCTGGGCGAATGCCGATTGGCGGCGATTGCGTATGGATGGCGGGCGTGTGACTGAATCGCATTCGCACGCGCGAATCAGCGTGTTGGCGAACGAAAGGAGACGATGCGCATGATCACCGAATTGAATTCATTCGCCTGGCCTGTTTCTCAACTCGGCGAAGCCCTGAGCGAATTGGCTCGGCGCAGCAAATTGTCCGCCAATGCCGCAGAGTTGCCGAACCCTTCGCGCGCCGTCGGCGAACAATTGGGCGCCTGGATCGAATCCGCTGCGGAGCGATTGGGATTGGAGGCGGAAGAAGTCGGCGCGTTGTACGGCGATACGGAACAAATGATTTTGAATGCTGGCCCCGCGGTGTTGCGCGCGAACGGGGAGCAATCCTTTCTGGCAGTGCTTGGCAGGAAATCGAACAAGTTGGTTGTACTCACACCGGATTTGTCGGTGCGCAAAGTTCCTGTTGAAACCGTCCGCGCGACAGTATGTCGAAAGTATGAAGCTCCGCTGGTTGAGGAAGTCACCGAACTTCTGCAACACGCGGGCATTTCGCGCAACAAATTGCCCACCGCTCGCGCGGCGATTTTGCGCGAGCGATTGAGCCAGGTTTGGGTCAATGATTGTTGGTTGTTGCGCCAGCGACCGGGAACCGGTGTCATTGCGCAGTTTCGGCACGCAAGATTGCCGAAATTGCTGGGCGTATTGACAGGCGCTTACGCCGTGCAGTTCGCGTTGGGATTGCTGGCTTGGTCGGTATTGGGACGAGGTTTGCTGAGCGGACAATTGGATCGCGGATGGTTGATTGCCTGGGCGATGTTGTTACTTTCGGCAATTCCATTGCGATTATTGGCTGTTTGGGCGCAAGGGCGGTTTGCGATTGGCGCAGGCAGTTTATTGAAGAAAAGATTGCTTTACGGCGCGTTGAAATTGCAGCCCGAAGCGATC from the Acidobacteriota bacterium genome contains:
- a CDS encoding tetratricopeptide repeat protein, translating into MAVAKAKRDPVDLACELSERAANAYRAGRTEIALAMFQQALELFEQAEGADSLNAAATRNSLGTIYEDRSQYAEAVRRYERAVEITEAIPDAEVDEDIAQLQFDAWRNLGRLLRIEGRFEEARALICCALAQAETRYGKDSDQTAWCCNDLGMLGKFSGRFAEADEWYAQALRILKANHGEDHHSLIPLYHNLGGLEHARGRFAEGEVFARKSVELRKQISDGDDPALAADIAALAALLDGQEKFDESEPLYLRALEIFRRVHGDEHYEIAVNLNNLAAVYQQQERFAESESCYRRALAIKEKMFDAGNVEIALTLNNLAVLYRAQGREADAVELLHRALAIFEQSLDADHPHLVACRENCAELSLAINTQ
- a CDS encoding HlyD family efflux transporter periplasmic adaptor subunit, whose product is MPTPFTRCTRALNADGFNRSAIAILLTAILLGGWLAWFVLARITLFETTAAARLEIDRAAHPIEVLVGGRVKVTNLNVGREVEAGDVLVELETESQRLQLAEEQARIAALQGQLAALGGQTSAQQQVQSETRQAAPVALDESRAKLAEAEASVRAAEDEAARFEKLRADGLVADAELVRAKAEAEKRRAAAEALRIAINRQNKDQRAADSMQQVALEGLKLNAAVLEGEIKTRQTTTERLQHEINERFILAPASGKLGETAELRVGEVVREGDKLGTVVPDGKLRAVAEFPPSDSLGRIRAGQRASLRLDGFPWTEYGKVAGEVTSIASEPRSGKIRVELQVHPESAPAIQLQHGLPGSLEIEVERISPAALVLRSVGKLLAQR
- a CDS encoding ATP-binding cassette domain-containing protein, which encodes MKTMTSRKLLVPEVVQTSAMDCGPATLKCLLEGFGIGVSYGRLREACQTGVDGTSIDTLELIAAQSGLDAEQVMLPEDHLLLPESESLPAVVVVRSPGGSTHFVVVWRRIGNFVQVMDPAIGRRWMKCNEFRAELYLHRMPIPAASWREWASSESFLNGLRRRLRDLGVGSGLSEGLIERALSDESWRGLAALDAATRMTKSIVSSGGIARGDQAVRVLEAFFAKADAISENYWMVRSLPANEDGEEEVLMTGSVLVQARGRRANAETEAAELSPEVRAALTEKPRHAGRDLLTLLRQDGLLTPMALLAALALAAGGVVVEAMLFQGLFNFSNKLKLTEQRIGAISALVVFALAMLCLELPIAAGLWRAGRRLETRLRLAFLEKIPRLGDRYFQSRLISDMAERAHSAQSLRTLPQLSGQFLRLTFELMLTCVGIVWLNPRGVWVATAAALIAVALPLAMQSRLTERDLRVRSHNGALSRFYLDAMLGLVAVRTHGAAMSLRREHESLLVEWMRASYGLLRTALSVEAVEAVSGFGLAAWLLFDHLSRGGEAGSALLLVYWSLNLPALGQEIALTAQQYPAQRNVTLRALEPLGAAEDGEMEGRRDKGIVQSSLQVSPSLCPAVRRSVALRFESVEVLAGGHQILDDLNLEIAAGSHVAMVGSSGAGKSSFVGLLLGWHRAASGRVLVDGKELNGEQLAQLRAETAWVDPAIQLWNRSLIENLSYGTNNETAIRNPQSAIEAADLRRVLEKLPDGLQTTLGEGGALVSGGEGQRVRLGRAMMRRDARLVILDEPFRGLDREKRRTLMARARELWKDATLLCITHDVGETMNFERVLVVEGGRIVEDGAPDSLAGQRDSRYSQLLQAEDGLRGGAWANADWRRLRMDGGRVTESHSHARISVLANERRRCA